A genomic segment from Lutzomyia longipalpis isolate SR_M1_2022 chromosome 3, ASM2433408v1 encodes:
- the LOC129793833 gene encoding 2-acylglycerol O-acyltransferase 1-like — protein sequence MKIEWAPLNVPFHRRMETLAAAAWMILILFGELIALFFYLFLLIRGNIYIQTLCVIYFIFLYYDRGAGENGGRGQGSKWVRNWTWWRYYRNYFPVHLVKTADLPADRNYLFAAFPHGLLSSAAFTNFNTDTTKWAELFPGVRSKLVTLGFHFYIPIFRELLLSWGMVSVSAKSLHNLLTWPNEKNHPRNSDGNTSTACVIVVGGAQEALNTRPNNYQLVLKKRKGFVKMALRTGTSLVPVMSFGELDLFDQPPNPPGSLLRRYQEFVKRVTGIAPAKFIGRGFFQYSYGMIPRRKELFTVVGAPIEVPKIDEPKTEDIEKYHEEFCKALTELFNTHKIKYIKDHENVQLIIE from the exons ATGAAGATCGAATGGGCACCACTCAATGTGCCCTTCCATCGGCGCATGGAAACCCTCGCGGCGGCCGCATGGATGATCCTCATTCTCTTCGGTGAACTCATCGCGCTCTTCTTCTACCTCTTCCTCCTCATTCGCGGGAATATCTACATTCAGACCCTCTGTGTGATTTACTTCATCTTCCTCTACTACGACCGCGGGGCCGGCGAGAACGGGGGTCGAGGTCAAGG GTCAAAGTGGGTGAGAAATTGGACTTGGTGGCGCTACTACCGCAACTACTTCCCCGTACATTTGGTGAAGACAGCCGATTTACCAGCTGATCGTAATTACCTCTTTGCTGCCTTCCCCCATGGATTGTTGAg ctcTGCCGCTTTCACGAACTTCAACACGGACACGACAAAATGGGCAGAGCTCTTTCCGGGTGTACGGAGTAAACTCGTCACGTTGGGCTTCCACTTCTACATTCCAATCTTCAGAGAACTCCTCCTGAGCTGGGGAATGGTCTCGGTGTCAGCAAAGAGTCTCCACAATTTACTAACATGGCCCAATGAGAAGAATCATCCACGCAATAGTGATGGGAATACCTCAACGGCGTGCGTGATTGTCGTTGGTGGGGCACAGGAAGCTCTCAACACACGCCCAAATAACTACCAGTTAGTCCTGAAGAAGCGCAAGGGATTCGTTAAAATGGCCCTCAG GACTGGTACATCCCTCGTCCCTGTGATGTCCTTTGGGGAGTTGGATCTCTTTGATCAACCCCCTAATCCACCGGGTTCCCTCCTCAGACGCTACCAGGAGTTCGTAAAGCGCGTCACGGGGATTGCCCCGGCAAAATTCATCGGACGTGGATTCTTCCAGTACAGCTATGGCATGATTCCGCGTCGCAAGGAACTCTTTACGGTTGTTGGGGCTCCCATTGAAGTACCCAAAATTGATGAGCCCAAGACTGAAGATATTGAAAAGTACCACGAAGAGTTCTGCAAAGCCCTCACGGAGCTTTTCAACACGCACAAGATAAAGTACATCAAGGATCATGAAAATGTGCAGCTAATCATTGAATAA